The DNA segment GCAGGATGTGGGCAATCCCCACCGCCAGCGTCGGTGCGCCACCGGCGCGCGAGATGATGGAGTTCTCGCCAACGTCCTTGGCGGTCTGGATCAGCACATCCGGCGTAATCACGAAGCCCCAGCCCGACACCACCTGGGCCACCGATTCCGGCGAGGTGCCGATCACGGCTGCCGGGCTGTTCATGGCGAAGTACACACCCGGCTCGATCACCGAGGCCGCGACCAGCGCCATGATGGCCACGAACGATTCGGCCAGCATCGCGCCGTAACCGATAAAGCGCATATGCGCCTCGCTCTCAAGCAGCTTGGGCGTGGTGCCCGAGGAGATCAGCGCGTGGAAGCCCGACACCGCGCCGCAGGCGATGGTGATGAAGAGGAACGGGAACAGGTTGCCCGACCACACCGGGCCGCCGCCCTTGGCGAACTGGGTGAACGCCGGCATCTTCAACTCCGGCGCCACGATCAGGATGCCGATCGCCAGCGCGATGATGGTGCCGATCTTCAGGAAAGTGGAGAGATAGTCTCGCGGGGCCAGCAGCAGCCACACCGGCAGCACGGCGGCGATAAAGCCGTAGATGATCAGCATCCACGTCAGCGCCTTGCCGTCGTAGGTAAACAGCGGAGCGAGCACGGCGCTCTCATGCACGTACTGGCCACCGATGATGGCCAGCATCAGCAGCACGAAGCCGATCACCGACACCTCGCCGATGCGGCCCGGGCGGATGTAGCGCGTGTAGATGCCCATGAAAAGGGCGATAGGAATCGTCACCCCCACCGTGAACGTGCCCCAGGGCGAGTCCGCCAGCGCCTTCACCACGATCAGCGCCAGCACCGCCAGGATGATGATCATGATCATGAAGCAGCCGAACAAGGCGATCATGCCTGGCACCGTGCCCATCTCGGACTTGATCAGGTCGCCCAGCGAGCGGCCGTCGCGGCGCGTGGAGATGAACAGCACCATGAAGTCCTGCACCGCCCCGGCAAACACCACGCCCGCCAGGATCCACAGCATGCCGGGCATATAGCCCATCTGCGCGGCCAGCACGGGACCCACCAGCGGGCCGGCGCCGGCAATGGCGGCGAAGTGGTGGCCGAACAGCACGGCCTTGTTGGTCGGCACGTAGTCCAGCCCGTCGTTATGGCGCCAGGCCGGCGTCATGCGCTTGGGGTCGAGCTGCATCACCTTCTCGGCGATGAACTTGCTGTAGTAGCGGTAGGCGATCAGATAGATACAGATCGCGGCGACCACGATCCACAAGGCACTGACAGCTTCGCCGCGAGACAGTGCAACGGTGGCAAAGGCGAAGGCGCCAAGTATGGCGACGGCCAGCCACACCAGGTGTTGCCCGATGCGATTCATGATGAGGGTCTCCTCAGTCCATATTTAAGAATGCCGGCGGCGGCAGGTGCCGGAAGCAAGGGGGGCGCGCGGGCGGCGTCCCCTGGTGGCGGCGGGCGGAGGGCTGGGTGGCGGGATGGTCCCTGCCATGTCTCCGTCGACGCCCGGTATGTCTCGCAAGATCCGGATCTGGTCGTCGCAGGCGGGCGATGCAAACAGCATAGACGCTAGCCGCACCCACTGCGCAGGACGCGTGCACTACGCCACTTGCGCGGCGCGCGCGCGTCCGGCGTGTAGTATTGACAGCCGTGCCTGGCGGCACAAGCGCGGAACTACGCAGCGATGCTGCGTGTTACTACGTAGATCGACGCTCGCATGCGGCTTGCGCGTCATCCGTGTTTACCCCGGTCTCGATGAAACTCCGTCAGAAAATCCTGTTATTGGCCGTCGCGCCGCTCGCCGTGGCCATGTTCGGCATCGCGCTGGCCGTGCGCTACCAGGCCACCCAGCTGGCAAGCCACGAGCGCGCCCTGGTCGAGGCGGCCTACCTGCAGAGCAAGGAAGCCGAGCTGCGTCACTACGTAGAACTGGCGCAAAGCGCGATCGCGCCGATGGTGCGCTCGGGCCACAACGATGCGGCCACCCGGGACGCCGCCATGCAGGCCCTGGCGCGCCTGGACTACGGCCCCGACGGTTATTTCTTCCTCTATGACCTGCAAGGCCGCAATCTGATGCACCCGCGCCAGCCCGAGCTGGTCGGACAGGATTTGTGGAGCCTGCGGGATCCGCAGGGCGCGCTCACCATCCAGAAGCTGATCGCCGCGGCCCGCTCCGGCGGTGGGTCGGTGCGCTATATGTGGAGAAAGCCTTCCTCGCAGCAACTGGCCCCCAAGCTGGGTTACGTGGTCGCCGTGCCGGAGTGGAACTGGATGCTGGGCACCGGCATCTATCTCGACGACGTGGAGCGCACCCTGCGCCAGCTCGATGCGCGGGCGGAGACCGATATCCGCGAGACCATGGCGTGGATCGGCGTGATTGCCGCGATCAGCATCCTGCTGGTGGCCGCCAGCGGCCTGGCGCTCAATGTGAGCGAGCACCGTGAGGCCGACGCCAAGCTGCGGCAGCTGGCGCAGCGCGTGGTGCAGTCGCAGGAAGAGGAGCGCGCGCGGCTGTCGCGCGAGCTGCACGATGGCATCAGCCAGTTGCTGGTGTCGGTCAAGCTGCTGCTGGAGACGGCCGCCAACCGCCTGCGCATGGCCCCGGACCAAGGCCAGTCGGTGGCGCCCGTGCTCGGCACGGCGCTGGTCCGCCTGGATACGGTCTTTAATGAGGTGCGCCGGGTGGCGCGCAACCTGCGGCCTGCCCTGCTTGATGACCTTGGCCTGTTCGCCGCGCTGGAGCACCTGGCACGCGAGATGCAAGAAGGCAGCGGGCTGCAGATTTCCGTGTCGCACACGGGCAAGCCGCGCGAACTCGCCGATGAGCAGGCCACAGCCCTCTATCGCATCGCCCAGGAAGCGCTGACCAATGTGGAGCGGCATGCGCATGCGCGCCATGTCACGCTGGTGCTGGCGTTCGATGCCAACGCTACCCGGCTGACCGTGCAGGATGACGGCGCCGGCTTCGACGTGGCGCGCATGCAGCTCGATCCGAAGCGCGGCATCGGCCTGCGCAACCTGCGCGAGCGCATCGCCGCGCTGGGCGGCGAGTTCGATATCGTCTCCGGGCCGGGCTCGACCCGGCTGAGCGCGGCGGTGCCGGTGGTGCCGCCGCAGCCGGCCACACGCCACAACCCGGATTCGCCGGATTGGCCGGATTCGCCAGATTCACAAGGAAACCCCCACTCATGACCCCCGCCCCCGCCCGCGTCCTGTTGATCGACGACCATGCGCTGGTGCGCGACGGCATGCGCATGCGCCTCGCCCTGCAGCCCGAGCTTGCCGTGGTGGGCGAAGCCGACGACGGCGAGGCCGCGCTGGCCTGGCTGGCGCGGGCCAGCGCCGAGCACATGCCTGAACTGGTCATCACCGACATCGCCATGCGAGGCATGGGCGGCATCGCGCTGGCCGCCGCGCTGCATGAGGACTATCCCGAGCTGGCCGTGCTGATCGTGTCGATGCACGACAACCTCGAATACGTGCGCCAGGCGATCCGCGCCGGCGCGCGCGGCTATGTGCTCAAGGATGCGCCCGCCGACGAGCTGATGGCCGCGATTGCCGCAGTGCTGGCCGGCCGCGTCTTCTACAGCGCCCGCATTGCCCGCAGCATGGCCGAGCAAACCCCGGCCGCCGGGCCGCTCGATGCGCTTACCCCGCGCGAGCGCGATATCTTCAACTGCATCGGCCGCGGCCAGGCCAACAAGGACATTGCCGCCGCGCTGGGCGTGTCGGTGCGGACCATCGAGACCCACCGGCTCAACCTGCGGCGCAAGCTGGGCATCGAAGGCCGCGCGGAGCTGGTGAAGTTCGCCGTGGAACAAGGGAGCACGGAGGGCGGCCCGACCGGGTCCCAATGAAAAATGTCCAATGTCAAGTCCCCAAGGTGGATCTGCATCGGGCGTAAATTCCCATACGCCACAAGCAGTTAGGCTCGGATCGGGGCACTCTTCGGCGGTTGGCCTTCGTGAGCTAGGTGCCATATGGGAGCATGGCGGTGGCAAACACCGTCATGCTCGGGAGGGGGAATTCCCCCTCCTTTGGGCAGCCCAAGTCAGGTAGCGACCAATCCTTCTGCGGCAGTTTTCGCCGCCTGCGACACACTTTCGCGAAGCCGCACAGAGGCAGCGGCATCTGAGGCCGAACGGGTCACCTTGACGGCGGCCTGCGACGGCCAGTCCGTAGCGCCAGCCGGAATGCCCCCAGGCTTATCGCCGAACTCCTTGGCAAGCCGCTGTCGGATCGACTCAGGAACAAAGCCAGCGCCGGGCAGCGCATACGCCAGGTACTCCACGAAGTATGGGTGCTTGTGCCAACGCCCGCCGTCGACGGCGTGCTCCATCGAGCGTTCGAAGTGGGACAGCAGAACAGCCAGCGCACCTTGCCGCTGAGTTCCCGGATCGGGCGAACGCATCCATTCGTATCCGGTGCGTTTGACCTGCTCGCGCTCTTTGTACGACATGGGTACGAAGCCCAGCGTCGCCTGCGCTTCCGCGAAGAGCTGATGCCGCTCGCTGTGCGCCTTGATGTCAGCTGGCAGCGTCCCATCAAAGGTGAAGGAGCAGAAGCGGCAGTGGTGCGCACCGCCGTCCACGTCAACGTGGCTGGCCACTTGCGCGTCGTAGCGCTTCTCCAGTTCGTGGAAGTGGCGCACTCCATACTCGGCCGCGGCAATGGCATTGAGCCGTTGCATATGCGTCAGGTCGGGGAGTGTTGCTTTGGCCGCCTTGGCGGCCTTCTTGAGGCGGGCCAGATCGACCCATGTGATGGTGTTCATCTTCATTGGTTTCTCAATCGAAGACTCCTAGGGCCCGCTCAGTAGGAATCCGATCAAGATTCCAATGGAAATCGCCATTGGTAGTGAGTGAACTTTGCCATTGCGGACGGCCAGCACCTACCCGTGCATGGCACCATTTTAGCAAGTTCAGGCTGGAGCGCGCACCGGCAGGCTCTTCTGCGCTTTGCGGTGGAAGCCCCGGTCCCTCGCCATGAAAGCCTCCAGCATGTACGGAATCAGCGTAGCCGCATCAACCGCTTTTCCGTAGGTTTGTGCATACACCGCGGCATAGCGGTCGAGTTCAGCCTTCAGGCTGATTGGGCAAGAGAACGTAAGCTTCGTGGCCTCGGTCTTGGGCAACGCCCCAAGACGCAGCTTCTTGGTGGTGTTCATTTCGCGGCTCCCTGGTTGAAGAACAGAGGCTGGCACGGCAGCAGCACGAGGTCGCGGTTGCCGTCCTGCCGGTTCTGCGGCGCGACCAGCTCGGCGCCCTGGCCCAACAGCGTGGCCAGAGCCGCGCCAGCAAAAAACCGATCTCAATGTCAATCGACGCTATCTTTCAGGCCGACGTTGCCGGCCGGATCGATGCCCGCGAGGTTGTCGAGCTTCAGAGAAGACGCGTCCGGCAGGACGATGCGATTCCACACCGGCTCTGCCCATAGCTCACCTGGCTGTTGTACTTGCCCATGAGGCGCGAGCCCTGCGGGATTAGCAGGAGCTTGCCTGGGCCGTGTCGTAGACAGGCTCAGTCACCGTGGCGATCACGTCGCCCGGCAAATCGGATTTGCTGCCAGTCACCAGCGCCGCCGCAATTACCGTCCTGGCCATGACTTGGTATGGCGAGGACGGCATCTGCAGATTCCCAGAATTGCGGGTTTCCGTAGAGCCGCCTTTCAGGAAAGCCTCTTTCTGGTCTTGCCGGTTCCGCACAGCGGTGGCTGGGACGGAATCAAAACTTGTCCATATGGAATGTTAGGTAGCGCATGGACCGCCGCATCAGCAGGCACGAGTGCGCGGCTGCCAATGTACGCATCGCTAGTCATGGCGCTGCGGCCAGCACCAGTTCGGCCAGCCCGCTTGCTACCACAGCCAAATTGCGATCCGACGACAGGCCGTCGGCACGCTGCACTCCGACAACCAAGCCGTCGGCCATTCGAATGAGCGGTGAGCCGGAACTGTTGCCCATGGTGTTGGCATCGTGCTCCAAGGTCACATCAGACACTGACGTGATCTGGCCCATTGATATCACCATGGACGGCTCGGAGACAGGCACCTCCGGGCAGCGGCCAAAAGCCCGATCAACGTCCTCAGGCCGATCCGTATTGTTGTTTACCGACGGAAAACCCAGCAGCGCCACGGACGTGCTGGTGGCGAGTGTCCCTGTCGCAAGCGTCAGCCCCATTGGCGCCACCGCGCCTACAGGCCATGCAGTCACAATGAGATCCAGACTTGGATGACGGCGCCAAGGTGAATCTGCCGGTAAGACCACTCGGCGTACTCCACCGGCACCGAACACTGCCTCCAAACGGTATTGAGGCTTGAGCTTACGCACGTCGGCTGACCCAGTCGGTTGAGTTGCATTAAGCAAGACATGCCCGTTGGTCACGATACGCCCTTGCAGCACGAAAACCGTGCCCATGAGCTGCGGTGGACTATCCACCTGTATCAAGTACAGACCACCAACCGCTTCAGCCAAATGAGGGCGCTGGGTCAGCAGACTACTGGCAGTGGCTCTGCGAGATTGCGACGATGATTGGTGGCAAGTCTTACCGAGTCCATCGTTGCACCCTGGACAGACCGGAAATACCGGATCGCCGCTAACGATGCGATCCATGTAATTGCCGCGTGAGCCAAACACATTGTGAATGCGCAGTGATAGTTGATCGATGTCCGACTTGGGCAGCGGTGTTACCGCGGTCGGCACAGCGGCGCGGACGGTGCGGACCTCCTCGTCGGTGAACAATTGAGCGCCACCTCGCTCCTGGCGTGACGCCATCAGCGCCTGGAGCTGACGCTGCTGTGTCGGCCCCAGCTCCTCTATCCGCGACGCGATTTTCTCCACCTGTGCCCAGGCGCAAACCGTACTGCCCCACAACACCGCGACCACAATGCCTCGACGAAGCCAGTGTTGACGGTGTGTACTCATTCAGCATCCCCTTCAATGGCCTTCTTCGCATCGCCCAGGCCTGACGCTACGTCACCCAAAGTCTTAGCCCAGGCCATGATGCGGCCCCAGCCAGTGCCCGGTGGCACTTTGCCTTCGGCTACGTCAACCAGCGCCTGTTGTGCCTCGCGCAGGCCGCCGGGCAGCATCTGCGGCGACGGGGTGACGCGCAGTGCGTCGTATTCCCCGAGTTGTCGATGGATGCGCAAAGCCATGTCCATGGCGCGCGCCTTTCCTGCGGCGTGCGCGCGGCCGGAGCGGCCGCTGAAAAGGACTGGAAGTGTAGGTACGGCTGGCGCAGCGACGCCCACTTCTGCCACAGCAATTGCGCCGCAAGTTTGTTCGGCTCGGGGATCACGTAGTCCGCCGCTGCGCCATCGGGCCTCTCTGTGTAGACCTTGCAAAAAATGCGATGCTTACCAGTATCACTACGGCAAAGATCATCGTATTCGGGGCTGATCTGGCCAACCTTGTCGATCAAGTCAGCGACCGTCTTCGTGTTGGCGGTGATGTAGACCTGCAATGCTTTGGCTCGGGCCGCCTCGTCTTGCATACTCATCACGGCCACTACCGCTTTGTTCAAACCATCAATCACCGTCTGAATCGTCAGGATGCCTGCGAGCAGGCCTGACTCCTGCACGGTGGGCATATTCATCGCTAGCAGTCCAGCCACTTCGTCTGCGCAATCCGACTGTTCCGTGGACTGCTTGGGCTTCTTGAGCTTTGCCTGCCGCTCTTCGATCGTCGCCATCGACTCCCACAAGCTCGCCACGTCCTGATCAGGCTTCTTGAGCAGGTCGTTCACAGACTTGCCGTACTGCCCTAGCACTTTCATGCCGGAACGCGCGTCGACCAACGCGCCTGCACCCTTGCAGACGAAGTCGCCGAATTCCTTCTCTACCGTGCCGCCAGCAGTCTGGCCACGCACGATCAAGTTGTCGGCATACGCTACGCGCGCCACGCGAGTGCGCTGGTCGGCCAGCAGCTTGACGCTGGCTTTCGCGCCATCCATGGTCTCGGTGAAACCTTCGCCCGCCTTCACATAGGCTGACGTTGTTGCGCTGCACCCGCCCAGTGCAAACGCGACGGACACTCCCAGTACGATCCAGAGACGCTTCATAGTTCCCTCCTGTGGTGCTGCCGCAGAGTCGTAGCGACTCTGTTAAAAATTTTAATGGGAGGTCTGCTCCGACGCATCCCCCAAGGGAGAGTTCTCGCGAAATTTGTTGACCAAGATCTCCGAGGTACGCACCCGGCTTCGGGATCACTCACCTATAGGCCGCGACTTGCTTCATGTTTGCGCTTAAACCCCCGATCCCCAGCGATGAATGCCTCCAGCATGTGCGGAATCAGCGTCACTGCGTCCACAGCCTCGCCATAAGTCTGCGCGTGTAGCGCTGCGTAGCGGTCAAGGTCGGCTTTCAGGCTGACCGGGCAGGCAAAGGTCAGCTTGACGCTTTCAGTCTTGGGCAGCGGCCCGAGCCGCAGCTTCTTGGTGGTGCTCATCGCATTGCTCCCCGCTGGAAGAACACCGGCTGGTACGGTCGCAACGCCAGATCGCGATTGACGATGATCCGCACTGGTAGGCCCGGTCGCTCCGTCAAGGTCGGCTGAATGCTCATGTTGCGCCGGGTCATCTCCTGGCCCACTTGGCTGATGTTGTCCTGCGCACTGTCGCGCCCGGCAATCACGATACGGTTGCCGTTCTGCCGGTTCTCCGGTGCGGCCAGCTCGGCACCCACGCCCAGCAGCGTTGTCAGCGCCGCACCGGCAAAGACGCGATCCCAATGCCAATCGACGCCATCCTCCAGGCCGGCGTAGCCGGCCGGATCAGTGCCCGCGAGGTTGTCGAGCTTCAGCGAAGACGTGTCTGGCAGGATGATGCGGTTCCACACCACCTGCACGCGGCTCTGCCCGTAGCTCACCTGGCTGTTGTACTTGCCCAGGATGCGCGAGCCCTGCGGGATCAGTAGGAACCTGCCCGTGGCCGTGTCGTAGACCGGCTCCGTCACCGTGGCGATCACGTCGCCCGGCAGATCGGACTTGATGCCCGTCACCAGCGCCCCGGCGATCACGGTGCCTGCCATGACCTGGTACGGCGAGGCCGGCATTTGCAGATTCCCGGAATTGCGGGTTTCTGTAGAGCCGCCTTTCAGGAAAGCCTCTTTTTGATCTTGCCGGTTCTGCGCTGCGGTGGGGTCGGTGGGCTGAGCCGCCGTCGAGGCCGGCCCGGCGGCCAGTGGATCGAATCCCGCCAAAGCCGATGCAGGACCGGCGGCGGCGACTTGCGCCGAGCCTGTCGCTAGACCCTTGCCGGGCGTGCCCGAGCGGAAGAACACCGAGGATGCTGCGGCCGCGTCGGCCTCCTTGCGCCTTGCATCCTCTGGATCGTGGCCTGGTGGCGCATAGGTGGGCGTCACCGGCTGCTGCGACTTCACGATGGCCGGGCCCAGATCGCCCGGCAGCGGCGGCCCCAGCTCCGGCACCTTGGCCGGCAGCTTGGAATAGTCCGAAGGCAGGCCATCCAGCCCTTCTGACTTCGAGACACGATCGACGTTGTACAGCTCGGGCTGCTCGCCCGCATTGCGCCGGTGCGGCTGCAGCGACCAGATCGTGGCCCCGAGCACCGCGACCGACAGCCCGCCGGTAAGGATGGCCAGCGTGCGCCGGTTCAGGCGCGTGACCGGACGCGGCTGCGCGCGCAGCGCCACCGCCTCGGGTGCCACCTTGCCCGCCTGCGGCGCAAGGTCAGGAGAATCGTCCTGGCTCATGGTCAGTTCCTCCGCGTGCCACTCGAAGCGCCATCCGTGCGCTCAATCCGCACCACGTCGCCATCAGTGCCCTTGCCACCACCCAGGCGCAGCTCGGCCGCGCCGAACAGGCGGTCCACGATGTAGTACGGCGAGCGGAAGCGGTAGTTCACCAACTGCCCGT comes from the Cupriavidus basilensis genome and includes:
- a CDS encoding carbon starvation CstA family protein; its protein translation is MNRIGQHLVWLAVAILGAFAFATVALSRGEAVSALWIVVAAICIYLIAYRYYSKFIAEKVMQLDPKRMTPAWRHNDGLDYVPTNKAVLFGHHFAAIAGAGPLVGPVLAAQMGYMPGMLWILAGVVFAGAVQDFMVLFISTRRDGRSLGDLIKSEMGTVPGMIALFGCFMIMIIILAVLALIVVKALADSPWGTFTVGVTIPIALFMGIYTRYIRPGRIGEVSVIGFVLLMLAIIGGQYVHESAVLAPLFTYDGKALTWMLIIYGFIAAVLPVWLLLAPRDYLSTFLKIGTIIALAIGILIVAPELKMPAFTQFAKGGGPVWSGNLFPFLFITIACGAVSGFHALISSGTTPKLLESEAHMRFIGYGAMLAESFVAIMALVAASVIEPGVYFAMNSPAAVIGTSPESVAQVVSGWGFVITPDVLIQTAKDVGENSIISRAGGAPTLAVGIAHILHQVVGGQAMMAFWYHFAILFEALFILTAVDAGTRAGRFMLQDLLGSFVPSFRRTDSLPANLIATALTVSFWGYFLYQGVVDPLGGINTLWPLFGISNQMLAAVALVLGTCVLVKMKRGQYAWVTLVPTIWLLICTLTAGWQKLFDADPKVSFLTHAAKFSDAIAQGKVLAPAKSMEQMHRIVFNDYLDAGLCALFMFVVLSIVFYGFKTAMKARAESRPTDRETPFEPMPASASAQH
- a CDS encoding cache domain-containing protein, which encodes MKLRQKILLLAVAPLAVAMFGIALAVRYQATQLASHERALVEAAYLQSKEAELRHYVELAQSAIAPMVRSGHNDAATRDAAMQALARLDYGPDGYFFLYDLQGRNLMHPRQPELVGQDLWSLRDPQGALTIQKLIAAARSGGGSVRYMWRKPSSQQLAPKLGYVVAVPEWNWMLGTGIYLDDVERTLRQLDARAETDIRETMAWIGVIAAISILLVAASGLALNVSEHREADAKLRQLAQRVVQSQEEERARLSRELHDGISQLLVSVKLLLETAANRLRMAPDQGQSVAPVLGTALVRLDTVFNEVRRVARNLRPALLDDLGLFAALEHLAREMQEGSGLQISVSHTGKPRELADEQATALYRIAQEALTNVERHAHARHVTLVLAFDANATRLTVQDDGAGFDVARMQLDPKRGIGLRNLRERIAALGGEFDIVSGPGSTRLSAAVPVVPPQPATRHNPDSPDWPDSPDSQGNPHS
- a CDS encoding response regulator codes for the protein MTPAPARVLLIDDHALVRDGMRMRLALQPELAVVGEADDGEAALAWLARASAEHMPELVITDIAMRGMGGIALAAALHEDYPELAVLIVSMHDNLEYVRQAIRAGARGYVLKDAPADELMAAIAAVLAGRVFYSARIARSMAEQTPAAGPLDALTPRERDIFNCIGRGQANKDIAAALGVSVRTIETHRLNLRRKLGIEGRAELVKFAVEQGSTEGGPTGSQ
- a CDS encoding DUF2274 domain-containing protein, producing the protein MNTTKKLRLGALPKTEATKLTFSCPISLKAELDRYAAVYAQTYGKAVDAATLIPYMLEAFMARDRGFHRKAQKSLPVRAPA
- a CDS encoding trypsin-like serine peptidase; the protein is MSTHRQHWLRRGIVVAVLWGSTVCAWAQVEKIASRIEELGPTQQRQLQALMASRQERGGAQLFTDEEVRTVRAAVPTAVTPLPKSDIDQLSLRIHNVFGSRGNYMDRIVSGDPVFPVCPGCNDGLGKTCHQSSSQSRRATASSLLTQRPHLAEAVGGLYLIQVDSPPQLMGTVFVLQGRIVTNGHVLLNATQPTGSADVRKLKPQYRLEAVFGAGGVRRVVLPADSPWRRHPSLDLIVTAWPVGAVAPMGLTLATGTLATSTSVALLGFPSVNNNTDRPEDVDRAFGRCPEVPVSEPSMVISMGQITSVSDVTLEHDANTMGNSSGSPLIRMADGLVVGVQRADGLSSDRNLAVVASGLAELVLAAAP
- a CDS encoding DUF2274 domain-containing protein, translating into MSTTKKLRLGPLPKTESVKLTFACPVSLKADLDRYAALHAQTYGEAVDAVTLIPHMLEAFIAGDRGFKRKHEASRGL
- a CDS encoding TrbI/VirB10 family protein; the protein is MSQDDSPDLAPQAGKVAPEAVALRAQPRPVTRLNRRTLAILTGGLSVAVLGATIWSLQPHRRNAGEQPELYNVDRVSKSEGLDGLPSDYSKLPAKVPELGPPLPGDLGPAIVKSQQPVTPTYAPPGHDPEDARRKEADAAAASSVFFRSGTPGKGLATGSAQVAAAGPASALAGFDPLAAGPASTAAQPTDPTAAQNRQDQKEAFLKGGSTETRNSGNLQMPASPYQVMAGTVIAGALVTGIKSDLPGDVIATVTEPVYDTATGRFLLIPQGSRILGKYNSQVSYGQSRVQVVWNRIILPDTSSLKLDNLAGTDPAGYAGLEDGVDWHWDRVFAGAALTTLLGVGAELAAPENRQNGNRIVIAGRDSAQDNISQVGQEMTRRNMSIQPTLTERPGLPVRIIVNRDLALRPYQPVFFQRGAMR